The following are encoded in a window of Miltoncostaea marina genomic DNA:
- the nhaA gene encoding Na+/H+ antiporter NhaA, producing the protein MAQVASPLRRFIVTEAGSAGMLLVATAIALAWANSPLSGSYESLWEARAVVAVGDGEIDLDLRHWVNDGLMALFFFTIGLEVRRELSVGELTKRRSIVVPAVAAAGGMVVPTLLYLLIAPSGDATAGWAIVIGTDTAFLLGALALIGPESPTQLRIFLLTLTVFDDAVAVAVIGVAYSDALDAAAMLVAAACLVALAWLSRRGEWRTPLYGLVGVALWIATLESGLHPSIAGMAAGLLIAARPPARRQVEAAAARFRAFRQSPLPEVGLAAKRGLQRAVSANERLQVDLHPVTSYVVVPVFALANAGVDLRGGVLGDALASPVTWAIVIGLVAGKLVGIGAGALGAVRLGLGRLPQGVGEGQVLGGAALSGIGFTVSLLIVGLAFDDRALRDEATVGVLLAGGFATLLGWVIFRLAAVLRGERTAGLPVLLAEAVDPARDHIRGPADAPLTLVEYGDYECSFCGRATGVVSELEERFGDRLRYVFRHLPLPDVHPHAELSARAAEAAGAQGRFWEMHDLLFAHQDELEVEDLLGYAAELGLDVERFARDLDDEALAAHVREDVAGAEASGARGTPTFFVAGRRHVGAYDAERLAAELESGERPSR; encoded by the coding sequence ATGGCGCAGGTCGCCTCGCCCCTCCGCCGGTTCATCGTCACCGAGGCGGGCAGCGCCGGGATGCTGCTCGTGGCGACGGCGATCGCCCTGGCGTGGGCCAACTCCCCCCTGTCGGGCTCGTACGAGTCGCTCTGGGAGGCCCGCGCGGTGGTCGCGGTGGGCGACGGCGAGATCGATCTCGACCTGCGCCACTGGGTCAACGACGGCCTCATGGCGCTCTTCTTCTTCACCATCGGCCTGGAGGTCCGGCGCGAGCTGTCGGTGGGCGAGCTGACGAAGCGTCGGAGCATCGTGGTGCCGGCCGTGGCGGCCGCCGGCGGCATGGTGGTGCCGACGCTGCTCTACCTCCTGATCGCGCCGTCGGGCGACGCGACCGCCGGCTGGGCCATCGTGATCGGCACCGACACCGCCTTCCTGCTCGGCGCGCTGGCGCTGATCGGCCCGGAGTCGCCGACCCAGCTGCGCATCTTCCTGCTCACGCTGACCGTGTTCGACGACGCGGTGGCCGTGGCGGTGATCGGCGTCGCCTACTCGGACGCCCTCGACGCGGCGGCGATGCTCGTCGCGGCCGCCTGCCTGGTGGCGCTCGCCTGGCTCAGCCGCCGCGGCGAGTGGCGGACGCCGCTGTACGGCCTCGTCGGGGTCGCGCTCTGGATCGCGACGCTCGAGTCGGGCCTTCACCCGTCCATCGCCGGGATGGCGGCGGGCCTCCTGATCGCCGCCCGACCGCCCGCGCGGCGGCAGGTCGAGGCGGCGGCGGCGCGCTTTCGGGCGTTCCGCCAGTCGCCCCTGCCAGAGGTGGGCCTGGCCGCGAAGCGCGGGCTGCAGCGCGCCGTCTCCGCCAACGAGCGCCTCCAGGTCGACCTCCACCCGGTCACCAGCTACGTGGTCGTGCCGGTGTTCGCCCTCGCCAACGCGGGCGTCGACCTGCGCGGCGGCGTGCTCGGCGACGCGCTGGCCTCTCCGGTGACGTGGGCGATCGTCATCGGGCTCGTGGCGGGCAAGCTGGTCGGGATCGGCGCCGGGGCCCTCGGGGCCGTGCGGCTCGGGCTCGGGCGCCTGCCGCAGGGGGTCGGCGAGGGGCAGGTGCTCGGCGGCGCGGCGCTGTCGGGCATCGGCTTCACGGTGTCGCTGCTGATCGTCGGCCTGGCCTTCGACGATCGGGCCCTGCGCGACGAGGCCACCGTCGGCGTGCTCCTGGCCGGCGGGTTCGCGACCCTGCTGGGATGGGTGATCTTCCGGCTCGCGGCCGTCCTGCGCGGCGAGCGCACGGCGGGCCTGCCGGTGCTGCTGGCCGAGGCGGTCGACCCGGCTCGCGACCACATCCGCGGCCCGGCCGACGCGCCGCTCACCCTCGTCGAGTACGGCGACTACGAGTGCTCCTTTTGCGGTCGCGCGACCGGCGTGGTGAGCGAGCTCGAGGAGCGCTTCGGCGACCGGCTGCGCTACGTCTTCCGCCACCTGCCGCTGCCCGACGTGCACCCGCACGCCGAGCTCTCCGCCCGCGCGGCCGAGGCGGCCGGCGCCCAGGGGCGCTTCTGGGAGATGCACGACCTCCTCTTCGCCCACCAGGACGAGCTCGAGGTCGAGGACCTGCTCGGCTATGCGGCCGAGTTGGGCCTCGACGTGGAGCGCTTCGCGCGCGACCTCGACGACGAGGCGCTCGCGGCGCACGTGCGCGAAGACGTCGCGGGCGCCGAGGCCAGCGGCGCGCGCGGCACCCCGACCTTCTTCGTCGCCGGCCGGCGCCACGTCGGCGCCTACGATGCCGAGCGGCTCGCGGCCGAGCTGGAATCCGGCGAGCGCCCGAGCCGATGA
- a CDS encoding virginiamycin B lyase family protein — translation MPARLLSLILALVALTVLPGGAAAAGSTIFTAGIPAGAQPNDIVAGPDGHLWFTAPGADGIGRITPGGSVTMFTDGIGAGAEPAAISAGPDGSLWFTEDGAERIGRITTAGVVTEFPLGVLAYDIAAGPDGRLWFTAPEAGLVGRISTSGDVTLVREGISADAAPLHIAAAPDGGVWFTDYAGDRVGRIGPGDEVTEFPVPGAGPLGLAAGPDGNTWFAAYDGHAAGRITPAGTTDLFPFAPGGRARGVIAGPDGRLWYLFGGTWPHRVGTDGREAAHIHLIGEHLDHPITALAVARDGTVWGTSPHDNGIIRIVPDPPPAPPTVVSRPVLTRPAPPALRLAEPTAVGTTTATLNAIVDSHGAPTSIDILLDWATRTMRYAMTVPAGATAPVAVDRTLTRLQPGRTYDYSLVARSAGGSAVVHGTFTTVAVPAISGLRVTPRSLRPGQRARIAFRAATAGVTRFALQRVSLGRRSGGRCVASATARARAGAPPCVRAARRLGTISRRVPAGVAAVRFGAALRGRPLRPGTYRLVASLRTPAGGVATALFTVGRR, via the coding sequence GTGCCAGCCCGCCTCCTGTCGCTCATCCTCGCGCTCGTCGCGCTCACGGTCCTGCCCGGTGGGGCGGCGGCTGCCGGATCGACCATCTTCACCGCCGGGATCCCGGCCGGAGCACAGCCGAACGACATCGTCGCGGGGCCGGACGGCCACCTGTGGTTCACGGCGCCCGGCGCCGACGGCATCGGGCGGATCACGCCGGGCGGGTCCGTGACGATGTTCACCGACGGCATCGGCGCCGGCGCGGAGCCCGCCGCGATCTCCGCCGGGCCGGACGGCAGCCTCTGGTTCACCGAGGACGGGGCGGAGCGCATCGGGCGCATCACGACCGCCGGGGTCGTCACCGAGTTCCCGCTGGGCGTCCTCGCGTACGACATCGCCGCCGGGCCAGACGGCCGGCTCTGGTTCACCGCGCCGGAGGCCGGGCTCGTCGGGCGGATCTCGACCTCGGGCGACGTCACGCTCGTGCGCGAGGGGATCAGCGCCGACGCGGCGCCGCTGCACATCGCGGCGGCTCCGGACGGCGGCGTCTGGTTCACGGACTATGCCGGGGACCGGGTCGGCCGGATCGGTCCGGGGGACGAGGTGACCGAGTTCCCGGTGCCGGGCGCGGGGCCGCTGGGCCTCGCCGCGGGGCCCGACGGCAACACCTGGTTCGCCGCGTACGACGGGCACGCCGCCGGGCGGATCACCCCCGCCGGCACGACGGATCTCTTCCCGTTCGCCCCCGGCGGACGGGCGCGGGGCGTCATCGCGGGGCCCGACGGGCGCCTGTGGTACCTGTTCGGTGGCACCTGGCCCCACCGCGTCGGCACCGACGGGCGCGAGGCCGCGCACATCCACCTGATCGGCGAGCACCTCGACCACCCGATCACCGCGCTGGCGGTGGCGCGCGACGGCACCGTCTGGGGGACCTCCCCGCACGACAACGGGATCATCCGCATCGTCCCCGACCCGCCGCCCGCACCGCCCACGGTCGTGTCCCGCCCCGTGCTGACCCGCCCCGCCCCGCCGGCGCTCCGGCTCGCCGAACCGACCGCCGTCGGGACGACGACCGCCACCCTGAACGCGATCGTCGACTCGCACGGGGCCCCGACGAGCATCGACATCCTCCTCGACTGGGCGACCAGGACGATGCGGTACGCCATGACCGTCCCGGCGGGCGCCACCGCCCCCGTGGCGGTCGATCGGACCCTCACCCGGCTGCAGCCGGGCAGGACCTATGACTACAGCCTGGTCGCGCGGAGCGCGGGCGGCAGCGCCGTCGTGCACGGGACGTTCACCACGGTGGCCGTGCCGGCGATCTCCGGTCTCCGGGTCACGCCGCGCAGCCTCCGTCCCGGCCAGCGGGCCCGGATCGCCTTCCGCGCCGCGACGGCGGGCGTCACGCGCTTCGCCCTCCAGCGCGTGAGCCTCGGCCGGCGGAGCGGCGGTCGCTGCGTCGCGTCCGCGACGGCGCGCGCACGGGCGGGCGCGCCGCCGTGCGTTCGCGCTGCGAGGCGGCTCGGCACGATCTCCCGCCGCGTGCCGGCGGGCGTGGCCGCCGTCCGGTTCGGCGCGGCCCTGCGCGGGCGGCCCCTCAGGCCGGGGACCTACCGTCTCGTCGCGTCGCTCCGCACGCCGGCCGGCGGCGTCGCGACCGCGCTGTTCACCGTCGGCAGGCGGTAG
- a CDS encoding thermonuclease family protein produces the protein MSRTATIGAAAVLCATAALAAGCSAGGERGGGVALPARDGHAATTAVRPAEGSRAIAAAARRRGVVVLRATVERVIDGDTVRVRVRGFQDTVRLIGIDTPETKHPQRGLECFGPEASRRLARLLPRGASVRLESDPAQGVRDRYGRFLGFVYRGGAGGPRSVNHAMVTTGHARDYVHDRSSPHPYAAAFAAAERRARAAGRGLWGPPCNGRTERRPATQAPAGSSPGRGRCDPGYTGACIPPAPPDLDCGDVPARRFRSVGSDPHRFDGDGDGIACES, from the coding sequence ATGAGCCGGACAGCGACGATCGGGGCCGCCGCCGTGCTCTGCGCGACGGCCGCCCTCGCCGCCGGGTGCTCGGCCGGCGGCGAGCGCGGCGGCGGCGTGGCGCTTCCCGCAAGGGACGGCCACGCCGCGACGACCGCCGTCCGGCCGGCCGAGGGATCGCGGGCCATCGCCGCCGCCGCACGCCGGCGCGGCGTGGTCGTCCTGCGCGCGACCGTCGAGCGGGTGATCGACGGCGACACCGTCCGGGTGCGCGTGCGCGGCTTCCAGGACACGGTCCGGCTGATCGGGATCGACACGCCCGAGACGAAGCATCCGCAGCGGGGCCTCGAGTGCTTCGGGCCCGAGGCCTCGCGGCGCCTCGCCCGCCTGCTGCCCCGGGGGGCGTCCGTGCGCCTCGAGAGCGACCCGGCCCAGGGCGTGCGCGACCGCTACGGGCGGTTCCTCGGGTTCGTCTACCGCGGCGGCGCCGGCGGGCCGCGGTCGGTCAACCACGCGATGGTCACGACGGGGCACGCCCGCGACTACGTCCACGACCGATCGTCGCCCCACCCCTACGCCGCGGCGTTCGCGGCGGCGGAGCGCCGGGCCAGGGCCGCCGGCCGGGGGCTGTGGGGCCCGCCGTGCAACGGCCGCACGGAGCGGCGGCCGGCGACGCAGGCGCCCGCCGGATCGTCACCGGGACGCGGCCGGTGCGACCCGGGCTACACGGGCGCCTGCATCCCGCCGGCGCCGCCGGACCTGGACTGCGGCGACGTCCCGGCGCGACGGTTCCGCTCCGTCGGATCCGACCCCCACCGCTTCGACGGCGACGGCGACGGCATCGCCTGCGAGTCGTAG
- a CDS encoding DUF998 domain-containing protein: MRRAVRRAGLAAGVLAPPVVVATLVPLTIASRGFLGEAGWSAVARRDVMWPSILAVGPHGWAMAVLFPLCGAAAVAFAAALRPLLPTRTARAATGCIALAGVALALLAFETDVGDDVDPTWHGVIHDLAYPPVPLASIAAAALLAAGLRGGAAWRGVARLSAAAAAAFAAAFALTAVGPIAQVARYALFGALLAWFEALALAAVARDRRSRRDPLAGA, translated from the coding sequence ATGCGGCGAGCGGTCCGGCGCGCGGGCCTCGCGGCCGGCGTCCTCGCGCCGCCGGTCGTCGTGGCGACCCTCGTCCCGCTGACCATCGCCTCGCGCGGCTTCCTCGGCGAGGCGGGGTGGTCGGCGGTCGCGCGCCGCGACGTCATGTGGCCGAGCATCCTGGCCGTCGGCCCGCACGGCTGGGCGATGGCGGTGCTCTTCCCGCTCTGCGGCGCGGCTGCCGTCGCGTTCGCGGCCGCGCTGCGCCCGCTGCTGCCCACGCGGACGGCCCGCGCGGCGACCGGGTGCATCGCCCTGGCCGGGGTGGCGCTCGCGCTGCTGGCGTTCGAGACGGACGTCGGCGACGACGTCGATCCCACCTGGCACGGGGTGATCCACGACCTGGCGTACCCGCCGGTTCCGCTTGCGTCGATCGCCGCCGCCGCGCTGCTGGCGGCCGGGCTGCGGGGCGGCGCAGCCTGGCGGGGCGTCGCGCGCCTGTCGGCGGCCGCCGCGGCGGCGTTCGCGGCGGCCTTCGCGCTGACCGCCGTCGGCCCGATCGCGCAGGTCGCACGCTACGCGCTGTTCGGCGCGCTCCTGGCGTGGTTCGAGGCCCTCGCCCTTGCCGCGGTCGCCCGCGACCGGCGGTCGCGGAGGGATCCGCTTGCAGGCGCGTGA
- a CDS encoding ATP-binding protein: protein MPSRHDIRSTAIPATAAAPCAAREWIAAVGAGRLSARALQDAALVASELVTNAVRHAGLGYGAPIHLTLRFREPRLALSVADCGDGFAADGRDAAAVRAPATGRGLRIVRRLAERTEVDGVTGRVAVELSPA from the coding sequence GTGCCATCGCGTCATGACATCCGCAGCACGGCCATCCCCGCCACCGCGGCGGCGCCGTGCGCGGCGCGCGAATGGATCGCCGCCGTCGGCGCCGGCCGCCTGTCGGCCCGGGCGCTGCAGGACGCGGCGCTGGTCGCGAGCGAACTCGTCACCAACGCGGTGCGGCACGCCGGCCTGGGATACGGCGCGCCGATCCACCTGACGCTCCGCTTCCGCGAGCCCCGGCTGGCGCTCAGCGTGGCCGACTGCGGCGACGGCTTCGCGGCGGACGGGCGCGACGCCGCGGCCGTCCGCGCGCCGGCCACCGGGCGCGGCCTGCGCATCGTGCGCCGCCTGGCCGAGCGCACGGAGGTCGACGGCGTCACCGGCCGCGTCGCCGTCGAGCTGTCCCCCGCCTGA
- a CDS encoding SDR family NAD(P)-dependent oxidoreductase, whose translation MPRFEDRTAVVTGATKGLGRDTALLMAAEGGRVVGVGRDAADGESLERAARDLPGEVVFLAGDVRDERCHERAVALCRDRFGRLDAYVNNAGILGPEGPLHETGLEAWEEVNAVNMRGTFLGCRAAVRAMRGVGGGAIVNIGSILSISADPFLTSYTATKHGVLGLTRAIAVDYATDGIRCNCVLPGDMETPMIVEYFAASDDPEATRAEMEGAYPIKRIARPEEVARAVLFLASAEASYVTGAELLVDGGLCAKAY comes from the coding sequence ATGCCGCGCTTCGAGGACCGCACCGCCGTCGTGACCGGGGCCACGAAGGGGCTCGGGCGCGACACCGCCCTACTGATGGCCGCCGAGGGCGGCAGGGTGGTCGGCGTCGGCCGCGACGCCGCCGACGGCGAGTCGCTCGAGCGCGCCGCGCGCGACCTGCCGGGCGAGGTGGTCTTCCTGGCGGGCGACGTGCGCGACGAGCGCTGCCACGAGCGCGCCGTCGCCCTGTGCCGCGACCGGTTCGGCCGCCTCGACGCCTACGTGAACAACGCCGGCATCCTCGGGCCGGAGGGCCCGCTGCACGAGACGGGCCTCGAGGCGTGGGAGGAGGTGAACGCGGTCAACATGCGCGGCACCTTCCTCGGGTGCCGCGCCGCCGTGCGCGCCATGCGCGGCGTCGGCGGCGGCGCCATCGTCAACATCGGCTCGATCCTCTCCATCTCGGCCGATCCGTTCCTGACCTCGTACACCGCCACGAAGCACGGGGTGCTCGGCCTGACGCGCGCGATCGCCGTCGACTACGCGACCGACGGCATCCGCTGCAACTGCGTGCTGCCGGGCGACATGGAGACGCCCATGATCGTCGAGTACTTCGCCGCGAGCGACGACCCCGAGGCGACCCGCGCCGAGATGGAGGGCGCGTACCCGATCAAGCGGATCGCGCGCCCCGAGGAGGTCGCCCGCGCGGTGCTCTTCCTCGCCTCCGCGGAGGCGTCCTACGTGACCGGCGCGGAGCTGCTGGTCGACGGCGGCCTGTGCGCGAAGGCGTACTGA
- a CDS encoding GGDEF domain-containing protein, producing the protein MSADSAYPRPRPAPTAPEAARPEAAGRLDQRSAATPAGERSATSTRRGGTEAGGRRSGHALVAEPAAAALWLGLFLIAGGAYTLCLAVTVPGHSGEGAMSATMHVLGVGLVALGAACARWGARRPRWLLALGGPLPVLLIAAANLATDDTTVGSQLFLLLPVLYAASFLGGRLNLLVLVEAVVAEALVMAVLAPPSEALAATVGLATTFALTTGTILTFRRRMDGALAALASQAAEDPLTGLANRRAFDDGLARAVASAARTEAPLSLMLVDVDRFKAINDADGHPEGDRTLRLVAESVLASVRAADTAARLGGDEFGVLLPGCSAEEAEEVAGAVARRVAERTAAAGRPVTLSTGVATLPDAARSGEELFAAADAALYRAKRLGRARVASAAASPEPAGRA; encoded by the coding sequence GTGAGCGCCGATTCCGCGTATCCGCGTCCGCGTCCCGCGCCGACGGCCCCCGAGGCCGCCCGCCCCGAGGCCGCCGGCCGCCTCGATCAGCGCTCCGCCGCCACGCCGGCCGGGGAGCGGTCGGCCACGTCGACGCGCCGGGGGGGGACGGAGGCCGGCGGGAGGCGCTCCGGGCACGCGCTCGTCGCCGAGCCGGCCGCCGCCGCGCTCTGGCTGGGCCTCTTCCTCATCGCCGGCGGGGCCTACACGCTGTGCCTCGCGGTCACCGTGCCGGGCCACTCCGGCGAGGGGGCGATGTCGGCGACCATGCACGTCCTGGGCGTGGGCCTCGTCGCGCTCGGCGCCGCCTGCGCGCGGTGGGGCGCGCGGCGTCCCCGGTGGCTGCTGGCCCTGGGCGGCCCGCTGCCGGTGCTGCTCATCGCCGCGGCGAACCTCGCCACCGACGACACGACGGTCGGCTCGCAGCTCTTCCTGCTGCTGCCGGTGCTGTACGCGGCCAGCTTCCTCGGCGGCCGCCTCAACCTGCTGGTGCTGGTGGAGGCGGTCGTGGCGGAGGCGCTCGTCATGGCGGTGCTCGCGCCGCCCTCGGAGGCGCTGGCCGCCACAGTCGGCCTCGCCACGACCTTCGCCCTCACGACCGGGACGATCCTCACCTTCCGCCGCCGGATGGACGGCGCGCTGGCGGCGCTCGCCAGCCAGGCGGCCGAGGACCCGCTCACGGGCCTCGCCAACCGGCGGGCGTTCGACGACGGCCTCGCGCGCGCCGTGGCGTCGGCCGCTCGGACGGAGGCCCCGCTGTCGCTGATGCTCGTCGACGTTGACCGCTTCAAGGCGATCAACGACGCCGACGGCCACCCGGAGGGCGACCGCACCCTGCGCCTGGTGGCCGAGTCGGTGCTGGCGTCGGTGCGCGCCGCCGACACCGCCGCGCGCCTCGGCGGCGACGAGTTCGGCGTGCTGCTGCCGGGCTGCTCCGCCGAGGAGGCGGAGGAGGTCGCCGGGGCGGTCGCGCGCCGGGTCGCCGAGCGCACCGCCGCGGCCGGGCGGCCGGTGACCCTCAGCACCGGCGTCGCCACGCTCCCGGACGCCGCCCGCTCCGGGGAGGAGCTGTTCGCGGCCGCCGACGCGGCGCTCTACCGCGCCAAGCGGCTGGGCCGCGCCCGCGTCGCGTCGGCGGCGGCGTCGCCGGAGCCGGCGGGACGCGCCTAG
- a CDS encoding DUF402 domain-containing protein, whose translation MPPRTVTVEKRKWDGSVSARWRAALLSAPPGPWLWRTPAGTRREHPRRGETETVAHDEVAAACDEWWVVTATLGPGGAVEGWTVDAALPVEAAGADVVAFVDLDLDLAVAGGRVRLEDEDDFHRRAREMGYPEEVCSGAWGGLRDAVRRHAAGEWPFDGTVAGGSARPAGPTPPAGPPPRSGR comes from the coding sequence ATGCCGCCGCGCACCGTCACCGTGGAGAAGCGCAAGTGGGACGGGTCGGTCTCCGCCCGCTGGCGGGCCGCGCTGTTGTCCGCGCCGCCCGGCCCGTGGCTCTGGCGCACGCCGGCCGGCACGCGGCGCGAGCATCCCCGCCGCGGCGAGACCGAGACCGTCGCGCACGACGAGGTGGCGGCCGCGTGCGACGAGTGGTGGGTCGTGACCGCGACCCTCGGCCCGGGCGGCGCGGTCGAGGGCTGGACGGTCGACGCGGCGCTGCCCGTGGAGGCGGCGGGCGCCGACGTGGTCGCCTTCGTCGACCTCGACCTGGACCTGGCGGTGGCGGGCGGCCGGGTGCGGCTCGAGGACGAGGACGACTTCCACCGGCGGGCGCGCGAGATGGGCTACCCGGAGGAGGTCTGCAGCGGCGCCTGGGGCGGCCTGCGGGACGCCGTCCGCCGGCACGCGGCAGGCGAGTGGCCGTTCGACGGCACGGTGGCGGGCGGGTCCGCCCGCCCGGCCGGCCCTACGCCGCCTGCTGGGCCTCCGCCTCGATCCGGTCGATGA
- a CDS encoding NAD(P)/FAD-dependent oxidoreductase has protein sequence MSEPARHRVVVVGGGFGGLRVAQRLRRAPVDVTLIDRRNFHLFQPLLYQVATGALSPGEIASPLRGVLKNNRNATVVLAEVDGFDVERRLVHICQVGGERPAKVPYDTLVVAAGARHSYFGHDEWAVDAPGLKSLEDALELRRRILTAFEAAELEPDPDVQRALLTFVVVGAGPTGVELAGQIAEIARDTVRRDFRHIDPARSRVVLVEGADRVLLAFPDRLSEKGEQQLTDLGVIVRRNRLVTGVDPEGVWLTGPGSDGETERLDSRTIVWAAGVQASPLARMLAEQTGAEVDRAGRMTVEPDLTVPGHPEIFALGDMVRVSDGQGGHSPVPGVAPAAIQEGKYAAKVIRARLAGDAPPPAFRYRDKGNLATIGRRRAVGQIRGVQLSGTLAWLGWLFIHLFYLTGLQNRILVFIRWTISFLTRGRGARLITGGQEDPLASPQPAPPRDAAVTAGGPPPSG, from the coding sequence ATGAGCGAGCCCGCACGCCACCGCGTGGTCGTCGTCGGCGGGGGGTTCGGCGGCCTGCGCGTCGCGCAGCGCCTCCGGCGCGCGCCGGTCGACGTGACCCTCATCGACCGCCGCAACTTCCACCTCTTCCAGCCGCTGCTGTACCAGGTCGCGACCGGCGCCCTGTCGCCCGGCGAGATCGCCTCGCCCCTGCGCGGCGTGCTGAAGAACAACCGCAACGCGACGGTGGTGCTGGCCGAGGTCGACGGCTTCGACGTGGAGCGCAGGCTCGTCCACATCTGCCAGGTCGGCGGCGAGCGCCCGGCCAAGGTGCCGTACGACACGCTCGTGGTCGCCGCGGGCGCGCGCCACTCCTACTTCGGCCACGACGAGTGGGCGGTCGACGCGCCCGGGCTCAAGTCGCTCGAGGACGCCCTCGAGCTGCGGCGGCGCATCCTGACCGCCTTCGAGGCCGCCGAGCTCGAGCCGGACCCCGACGTGCAGCGGGCCCTGCTCACGTTCGTCGTGGTGGGGGCCGGGCCGACCGGCGTGGAGCTGGCCGGCCAGATCGCCGAGATCGCGCGCGACACCGTGCGCCGCGACTTCCGCCACATCGACCCGGCGCGCTCGCGGGTCGTGCTCGTGGAGGGCGCCGACCGCGTGCTGCTCGCCTTCCCCGACCGGCTGTCGGAGAAGGGCGAGCAGCAGCTCACCGACCTCGGCGTCATCGTGCGCCGCAACCGGCTGGTGACGGGGGTCGACCCGGAGGGCGTGTGGCTCACCGGGCCGGGCTCCGACGGCGAGACCGAGCGGCTCGACTCGCGGACCATCGTCTGGGCGGCGGGCGTGCAGGCGTCGCCGCTCGCCCGCATGCTGGCCGAGCAGACCGGCGCCGAGGTCGACCGGGCCGGCCGGATGACGGTCGAGCCGGACCTCACCGTGCCCGGCCACCCGGAGATCTTCGCCCTGGGCGACATGGTGCGCGTGTCCGACGGGCAGGGCGGCCACTCGCCGGTGCCGGGCGTCGCGCCGGCGGCGATCCAGGAGGGCAAGTACGCCGCCAAGGTCATCCGCGCGCGGCTCGCGGGCGACGCGCCGCCGCCGGCCTTCCGCTACCGGGACAAGGGCAACCTCGCCACCATCGGCCGCCGCCGCGCGGTGGGCCAGATCCGCGGCGTGCAGCTGTCGGGCACCCTCGCCTGGCTCGGGTGGCTCTTCATCCACCTCTTCTATCTGACGGGCCTCCAGAACCGGATCCTGGTCTTCATCCGCTGGACGATCAGCTTCCTCACCCGCGGCCGCGGCGCCCGGCTCATCACCGGCGGCCAGGAGGATCCGCTCGCCTCGCCGCAGCCCGCGCCGCCGCGCGACGCGGCGGTCACGGCCGGGGGGCCACCCCCGTCAGGATGA
- a CDS encoding alpha/beta fold hydrolase — protein sequence MSRRRIDVGEVRLAVTEAGDPGGEPVILLHGFPETAHSWRHQLPALAEAGFHAVAPDLRGYGGSDRPAAVDDYAAAKLVGDVAGLIRALGHERAHVVGHDWGGGLAWGLAGTMPALVRSLTILNAPVGPVSARLRREDPAQRAKSWYMLLFQFPGVAETWLSADDFANLRQFVFDDAAPGTFPPEDREVVVEALRADGALTAALNWYRANMPPASWLREPPDPPEVTVPTMIIWGEADSNMGTELLERSAATVTGPLRVERLPGVSHWVQQEVPGRVNELLLDFLRGLPRG from the coding sequence ATGAGCCGACGACGCATCGACGTTGGCGAGGTCCGCCTCGCCGTCACCGAGGCGGGCGACCCCGGCGGGGAGCCGGTGATCCTGCTGCACGGGTTCCCCGAGACGGCGCACTCGTGGCGCCACCAGCTCCCGGCGCTGGCGGAGGCGGGCTTCCACGCCGTGGCGCCGGACCTGCGCGGCTACGGCGGGTCGGACCGCCCGGCGGCGGTCGACGACTACGCGGCGGCGAAGCTGGTCGGCGACGTCGCCGGCCTCATCCGCGCGCTGGGGCACGAGCGCGCCCACGTGGTGGGCCACGACTGGGGCGGCGGGCTCGCGTGGGGGCTCGCGGGCACCATGCCGGCGCTCGTCCGCTCGCTCACGATCCTGAACGCCCCGGTGGGCCCGGTCTCGGCGCGGCTGCGCCGCGAGGACCCCGCCCAGCGCGCGAAGAGCTGGTACATGCTGCTCTTCCAGTTCCCCGGCGTGGCCGAGACCTGGCTGTCGGCCGACGACTTCGCCAACCTGCGCCAGTTCGTGTTCGACGACGCGGCGCCGGGCACGTTCCCGCCCGAGGACCGCGAGGTGGTCGTCGAGGCGCTGCGCGCCGACGGCGCCCTGACGGCGGCGCTCAACTGGTACCGGGCCAACATGCCGCCGGCGTCGTGGCTGCGGGAGCCGCCGGACCCGCCGGAGGTGACCGTGCCGACGATGATCATCTGGGGCGAGGCCGACAGCAACATGGGGACCGAGCTGCTCGAGCGCTCGGCCGCCACCGTGACCGGGCCCCTGCGGGTGGAGCGCCTGCCGGGCGTGAGCCACTGGGTGCAGCAGGAGGTGCCCGGCCGGGTCAACGAGCTGCTGCTGGACTTCCTGCGCGGGCTGCCCCGCGGCTGA